Sequence from the Amaranthus tricolor cultivar Red isolate AtriRed21 chromosome 16, ASM2621246v1, whole genome shotgun sequence genome:
TCACATATAAGAACATAAAATGTTAAACATACAGGTTAAGAAGCAAAAACATGCAGTCGTTTGGCTCGTAACAGCACAAGAAGTACAACCTCTAATCCACGGAAGTTCTGACCAGAACTTCCGAGGATCAGAAGTAATACTTTTACGTCAAGCCAAGTGACTAATAGAAATGAAATTTTTTCGTGTATAACGAACAAATTACTGACCGTTCAAGGACAGATTTTCCTTCTTTGTACTTCTGACTCTTTTCATGGGCACTTTTCTGAAAGACGACATCCCACACGAGTAACTAACGGTAAAGAATTTGCGAAATAACGTTCAATAGAATTTCAACCCGTAAAGCTTACATATTTCCAACCCACAATGGATCCACATCCGACACAGAAAATATCAGCCACAGTATGCATCCCGGTCATCATAAGTCTATCTTCGGTCTCTCCAAGGGTGGTATTGACACTGTAAAAAACTCGACAAATCTCAGAGGTTTTTTCTTAAACGCCCGAGGGCTAGAGACATAAAGAAGATCATAAACATAGACATGTCGTATTATCGTTGATACTACCATAGAAACGTCGATCTTGACATCATTTTTTTACGTTTTTTTCAAATTAGAAAATCAAGAACATTTCATTTCCTTGCATATCAAATTAGACACAATTGATTGCATGGTGTATATATGATGCTCATGCTATtgaacaagaataaaaaaatataatcccTACACCTTCTATTCAATTCgctacatttttcatttttacgaCATTTCACGATTCAGAGAGCCAAAAATAGTGAGCATGAGAAACAAAGCGAGACACTTCAGGAAACTTACACTGTGTTGAAGAGATAAGCCTTCCCATGCCTGCTCTGAAAAGACTAAATCAACAAACACAAGTAAAAATGCAGTCAGATAATGAACTAGATCAAAAAGTTCCCTATACCAAAGCAAGCCGCTAAATGACTATCGCGTTAATTTCACAACCGGATGATCATTTGAACTCCAAAGAACGACATTTATCTCGCTAGTTTATCGCCCTCATATAAAGCACATTCAAAGGCATCTCAATTTCCTGTCACGTATTTAATCAATAAGCATTTGCAGACATTTCTGCTCATTCAAGGGTGTCGAGATGATCATCCAGTGATATTCTCACGGTGAGAAgatctcaaaataagaagctcataagctaaaagtttctataaatgggctatttaacccaagtatgaggcatgtctcacagtgagaccgtctcatacaagaattagTGTTTTTCTAATAACTCATTGTCTCCTTAAGCAACAATCAAATTATTTGGTAGCATATCACAAATCAGTATAGAGGACCAAGATAGTCAAATAAAGCCATCCCATGCCTAAACTAGATGGTCTCCCACGACTGATTAAGATCTAGTATGTAACATATCACGAGGtttcaaccataagcttaagcttttggggCCGAGGTGCTATCTTGAAAATCGATATGGTATAAGTCAACGTGACAAAAGATCATGGGTTTTAATTTCTTCCATCCCTAACTTCAAGTGGGATATTTAGCACCAGGTAAGGGAAGCCTCATGTGAGGAGACATAAtagataataatattatataaaatatattggggcttcaaccataagcttaagctttttattgagttggtttcttacaTAATCAAGGAAGACATAGCTTTAGGCATGATTTCTCAAAAGCAATAATGCATATTTCATTGTTGTAAATTCCTACCCACTCAAAGAATATCCCAAAGAATACGACACAAATTCATCAAGCAAAAGCAGTCTTGTGCACATTACACATACAAGGAAACAAAAACATAACTATTTCAACAAACAGAATTCCAATAACTACAACAAGGACACAAAAGAGTTCCTATAAAACCAAAAAGATCAACATTTTAGAGTACTCCATCAAACCAATTCCTTCATATAAGATGTCATTCAAACAACAACCTGTTTGTTAACACTAACAACGGTAAAGTTGCATACATTCAACCCCAACAAACCACGCTTAGATGAGATTATGGCATCAGGGTATGAAGTTTTGATGTTGTAAGGCATTGCCTATTTCCTCAAATGTCTCCAACAGTAAATCCTTACTAGCAATTTCTAAAAACTCCATTGATAACTCTTTGTTGACTCTAACAACGGTAAATGACCCACTTAATGGCATCAGGGTATGATTTTGATGTCGTAAGGCATTGCTTAAACCTCAAATTTCTCCAACAGTAAATCCTTACTAGCACTTTCTAAAAACTCCATTGATAACTCTTTGTCAACACTAACAACTATAAAGTTGCATACGTTCAACCCCTCCAAACCACGCTTAGCTAGGAGTCACTTAATGAAATCAGGGTACGAAATTTTGTTGTTGTAAGGCATTGCTTATTCCTCAAATGTCTCCTACAGTGAATCCTTACTAGCAATTTCTAAAAACTCCATTGATAAATAACTACATAAGATTGCTTTAAATATAGgtacaatgaacaagaaataaaataaaacagcTACAAACAAATCAATCTCATTTAGCTATATGCATCAATCATCATCAAACATTAACCGTAGAGTCAGAGTCATCACCCAAATATCCCGCACAAGTCATGATTCGGGGGAGGAGGGCAGCGGACAGATCATACCCCTGCCCCACTACTGCCCCAAAAAAAGCTTTTCCTTTTTACATCCTCTCTTTTTCAAATCATCAAATTGTTTTTACCATCAATAGTAGAATACATACATGAATTTCTACATAATTAACACATGATTGATGATACATATACCCACAAAAACTGATTAAGTCCACCATTAAGGTAACAgcaatcaaatcaaacaaaccCAATAAATATCATTCAAATCTAAGAAAACCCAATTCAAAAAGCAactcaaaaattttttttaaaaaaatttactctATCTAcccaaaaaaaatgtaaaaagtaCAAGATGAGACCTTAGAAACAATATCTTCACTGAGAGCAAGATGGGTCCTACAGTACTTGCAACTATAGATCTTCCCTTCCAAATTCACCACAAAAAGCCTTCCCATCTCAGAaaatttcaattctatccaaatTTAAGGACCAGAAAATGTCTCCAAAAATTCAGGAAATACCCTGATAAATGAAATAACAAAATCGATTATTATAGAATTACTGAAGGgggaaaattttcaattttgacaaagATTAATGGAATGATTCTAGAAGTATACGCAATGAATTTGAACAAAAATGATGTAAGGATAGAATAAAGTAAAGAAAAAAGATGGccaaaaaatgaaatgaaacgtgcaaaagagagaaaagaggtgattaaaattagtaattattaATACCTTTGAGCAGTGAATCAgcaaggcaaaaaaaaaaaagaaaaatggggAAGAAAGaccaaaaatttacattattatattAACTCATTATACTAATCCTTCTCAAGGCCGGCCTGTTTATTTTTTGGTCACAGAAGCTTCTCTGGTGAGACAGATTATTTTTGGTAAGATGaccttaaaataagaaatatgctaataaatatattattgggtaATTTAGTACATGTATAAAGAGTGTTATACAAAGAGACTGTCTCTTACATAAATGTGTGAAAAACTCTTGGATAATGATAATatagtattttttattattattgatatttgaactattttataaaaaaaactctaTGACTCATATTATTACTTAGCAAATAAtgtaaattacataattaaattcaagtcaatatcaacattatattatacaaaaaattaaattttatggaCCCTAAAAAATTTGGAATCTTTGAGCAATAGCTGGCTTTGCCTTGCCATGATCCTTCTATCCCCATCTAAGAAACtacaaaacatataaaaaaataaattttgtaaagtAGTAGGAAAATTTCAGGTTAAATGAATATGTATGTTCAATgtgttaataaaataaaaaaaaagtagagattataatcataaataaaaataaggcaAATTTATAATACGGACTAAAAGGATTAGTTAAACAATTATTTGCACTTGAGTTTTGAtggtttttaatgaaaattcaaggagttgtttttttgtttaaaatgtaTTTGATATTAAATAATAGGAAAAGTTGAATTGTGTAAACACTATTAATAAAGAGttgaaatatgaaattcacATATCTGACCCCAATCTTTTTAAGTTAGTTCTgacattgtttttgtttttgttgatcacctttaattcaattaaaatttaaatcaaattttaccTTATGCCAAGAATCATAGATCGGAGTTAGTATTTGAAGATTTATTCTTTCACCATTGCGACAAAAAACTCGATTTCACCACTTATTAAATGATCGGTTCTCTTTTGCTTTTTTGTCTatataaaaactaaatttattgactttttaggatttcaatttataaaacgaggaaaatttgaaatagataagattatttattaaaaaaaaagcacaGAATAAGACACATATGaacttattttcatttataagtGCCTAATTCTCAGATCTGAGGGTAAAAAATTGtttgcacttactaactgcaaacaattgttgtaattcaaaaaaaaccaaaagagCTATTcacagttagtaagtgcgaacagacTGTTGACTTTTTTTGGACCAAAAGTCTTGTTCGTAGTTATTAACTGGGATCAACATCGTCCCTAAATATAGAGGAGACATGGTCAAACAagctttgttcgcagttactaactaacTGCGAACATAAGGTTGACCCTATTTGACCAGGTCTCctctgtttgcagttagtaattgGAAACAGgtcttttgactttttttgaccagtttctttttattcacagttactaactgcgaactgTACCGAACCAGAGCTCTAGGGGTGAAGGTGCTTATAAATGGAAATAAGTTCATCCATATCTTATTATGtgcttttttttgataaataatcttatctatttcaaattttctaaaaagagTATATTGATTTGTCATTCACATTCAAGTGGCCCGGCCCAAGATTTGGTCCGTATCCCACAGTAAATGGGttgttttttttgatttgagAAGTGGGCTGGTTAATGAATTGCAACTTCAAACAAAAAATAGGCTTAATAGAGCCAACATAAATTTTTGCATTTCACACATTATGACCGTAAAACTATTTTTATTGAGTGAGCCTAATATATATTTACtgtcttaaaataataattaattatataaatttattttatgatagGATGGTCTCATACATGATTTGTTGTTTGCATTTTAGCCTGATTCGTCAACGATAAACTTGGAGCACAACTTTTTTAACAAGTTTTGCATGATaccgtctcactatgagacgagCTCATACAATCAACCTGATGATCACTTTAAGAGTATAAAATGTCATAGCTTTTTAATTGTACGTGATTAAATTAAGttttgtaagtgatcactttaaggttataattaattcctttaagattataagtaatcacttttagACTGTAGATGTACATTAGACCACcacaatagagatggtctctatATGAGACcagtgagactgtctcatttgagaatttgtgaaacTCGTATGAATTTTTCTCATTGTGAAACATGTTCATATAAAGAgccttaaaacaaaaaaaaatgagataatataaaattttagccagatttaaaaatatagaaaattatatgaacaaaataaaatgaattataagTAATAAATTCAAAGTAACACTGGAGTAAACGGAGTTAGGATCCTCTCCATTACCTAAAATGTAATGAATAGTCTATTACTTAATCTAATGGCTAGAATTGCTAAATAGAGGAAAATAGGGAgatttttgagattttattttttatactaaaATAAGTGTCAAAATCTTAATATAGGtgatagaaaaaaataataaaaaggatCCTAATACAAGTAATGGTGATGGAAAACGAGGTATAAACGACTACTCAATTTCTAATTGTAGATTTGTTTGTTAATGATGATTACACTCATAATTAAATCTATAATAATGGCATTAGACATCCATTTTTGAGACAATCAACTGTTGGTAGTGTCAAACCAGGACTTACTTTTACCATTATTATGTCTACCTGTCGTTGTGATTCTTGCATCTTACTacacttttccttttttttttaattagtaaataaaTTACTACTTTCACCGTTTTAGTTAATTAGTTGGTAAATTTTGATCAAAacagtaaattttttttaagatgtaAACAAATAAACTgaaacaaaaagattaataaagatacacaaattgttgtaagaAACGGTTTTTTCGAGAGACGTATTAGATATATGTGCTAAAtaacccaattaatacaaattaaagagaaaatagtaTTGTAGGCTTCTTATattgaggtcgtctctttgaaagacggtTTCTCACAAGGGTAgttaataaacatatttataagAACTCGAATAAGAAGGATACatataataagaaggataataaaaaaaattgtcattGTATATACAGAAAaggatattatgttataaactaagAATATTTTTCAGATTTATGACATGGTTATTCTTTTTTGTGTAAATATTGACTTCTGCAATTAAGTGTTTCTAGTTCAATCGTGGCCTTAGATTTTTTatcttataaaaattaaatgtgtAAAATACTTCTTATTCATTTAAACactcttttcattaaatttttcattgaatatatatataacaatgttattcttaatataattttgatatataaAGCTCTTTAGATTTTAAAGGATTTTGTACAATTGGACACTCAAGCATACTAGCAATTCATCTCAAGTCTAGATATAAACCAAAAGTACACTGTTAGGTTATAACAATAGGATGAATAGGTTGAATATTTagtaatagtaaaaataaaccACGTTGAAATCAAGCAATCAATGTCTTGCTTTATTCTAACATCTAAGATGCAACAACTATTATTACTTAACATTtatttattcctttttatttaataaattatttcatctgatactttttgttcttctcatttactttatacacaactttcaatataaattttcaacCTCAATATATccaaatatcaataataaaaaattataaaaaatacataataaagaaatatacattaagacgaatctaacgagatctcacagggatatattttatcttctaaatatatgtcaaaaatataatttaaatttctctctccttaagataaaatatccaaatgGAAAGAACATTGGTGAACTGAAGGAGTAACTAATACATTAATGTAGGCACAaataaatgaaagattgtaaagtCCCCAAGTTAGTAGAAAGTCAATTATATTgacttaattataattatttttttttagtgttttagaTACATGAAATCACCGGCTATTTAAATCAAGTTTTTGGAAGTCAAATTTACTTATGTCATAACATGGATATGTGAATACCTGAATTTTTCTTCAATCCGATTGTATGACATGTTGGGCTTATGCGGTGTAAGGTACTAGTGTGGTGATTGCTAGGTCTAAGTAGTTGTAGCAATGATAACTATAGTTGTATAATTATAACTGATAATATTTTCGGTGTTTAATTATTAGTtgtgtaaattattattatttgataaaaataattgttatagtagcgattgaaatatatataatttattaatattctaAAAACAATTTCAAATACTACTTAAATTGGTATTTTATAGAACTTTCTCAATATTGGTAGTAAGTTTTGATTATCACTTCTAAATATTATTAAACAACTCATTAATAACTATAGTAAACTACATGATTGAAGAATTTACATGCATATAATGGAAAATGACAATACGTACTTATAGTTTATACACCATTTTAGTACATATGATGATGTGCTTTAAATCATTTTCTTGCTATTTGCTTCTATTCCTTAAGGGTGTTGAGCAAAACAAGACAAAAATAAGTATTACTCCCTCTCATTCACTACAAGTGtcctatttgctttttgaatactattcatctcttaattttaaatttattttattattaatctataagttaaaacatagtcaagtgagatcttgtttgatttgtctcaatgcaaagattattcatatcagcttttcataatttttaattatacacaattagagatattaagaattaaataagtacattaaatagagtgcataaagcaaatgGAACACTtgtggtgaataggagggaatatttattattctgatcaaatgtcatatttgttttttgacactattcactaATTACTTTTAGTTTGTAATCTTAGTCAAATTGGATAATCTCGTTTGTTTGtctaaattgattttttattaatattaaagttttttataattcttaaacaaacacaattagagatgtttagaattgaaataatttatCAGTAAGTGTGCAAAATCAACAGAAAGATGTGATTAAAATGGTGGGAGATTATTTAGTAGGTTGGTTGATCAACATTCTTTAATTTAGCACTAATTAACCActctcaaataaataaaattgaagaaaatgGAAAAGATATATGTTGAGgtgtatcattagatttgaTTCTAGAATATACTACCATACAAGATGCATATATGATGCATACAATATCATAATCTTTGATTCATTGTCATTCATGACGTAGGTCAGTATAACAATGTTTATTAAATTGCTTAAACCCCAATAATTTtctaattacttaattttaatggGGTCAATTTATCACTTAAACCCCAATAATTTtctaattacttaattttaatggGATGAATGGGAGtagaatttaaattaagtatCCCATGAATGGAATAAATATATTACTTAAGCCCCAATAATTTTCTAATTACTTAGTTTAATGCCCAATTTTCTTCAATACCTTTCttcattattaaaatttgttGGTTAATCAAGACTAATTTAATCTTCAACGCTATATTTAGATGGAAGAGAATAAAAGGATCATTTGAAGCTACTCTTAATTATGAATACTAATGTTTTTCATGTCTATTAAGATGTAAAATCAAGGTAATACACTCTATCCCAATTAAATTGttacactttttattttttatattatttttcgtATATTCCTTTAACTTTGCTATTTCCTTTTATGATAATGTATCCAGCattgtaatttaattttcatctaaATATTTTTCCctcattttctcttttatattattcaaacaattttaattttcccacaacttttttatttttgtgttatttgcATGTATAGCTAACTTTATGGAGATTAAGAGTATTGTTAGAGCAACAAAATTAAGGACAACCAATAGGGATAATAGAGAACCAAACAAAGATAAATCAACAAACGTTACCCAAAACgactaaaatacttaaaatgatAACATATTTAGCAAGTGACCTAAATTATTTGATTAACTAATGATGCCAAACTTGTAATCAATGACACAAGCTAAATTAATGCGTGATTCTTTTAGTACAATCTATGCTGAGAGAATAGAATGGTTAAAAAAATACATCGAGAATTAAACCTAaagtttttatgataaaaatgaTACATACTCTCATTGccgtttttaatattttatggaTCCTAtgcaaaatgaaagaaaaaggcCTTTTCTATAAAGGGTTAGTTGATTCTGATTTTTAATGGGTACTTGGCAAAATAAAAGGGACAAActctatatattataattatcattataaatataGACTCGTAATATATATTAACCTTATAAAAATTATGTCATGTTGAGTTGAGATATTGGACTAAAGTAAAGCTTAAATTTTACATATGACGTTTTACATCCTACGCGACAACGTTGCTGAGTTGAGGTATTATGCCTCATATACCTCCGAGCCCTAGATAAATACCTATCTTGTCTAAGGTCACATATGCTTCATCGGAGACAAGATTTGATTCTCAGTTAGTTCATGATTTTAGATTTGAAAAAGTGATATAAATAGCATAACATGTAATTATATTTGGACGTATGCTACAAGGTTAGATGGGATTGATTGTATTAGCCTATGTTGAGTCAAGACCTAATTCCCATGACTTTGGTGATAGGTTTGATCTCTTGATTGCTCATGCCTTATCTTGCACTCTTGAGAGTGAAGATGTAAGAGACATGAGCTATGAAGGATTGAGATTTGGATCACCTGATGAAGTGATCAAGATGGATGGTTTGGGGTGTCTTAATGAAGCCAAGACACGAAGATCATGGAGGTTTGAAGGGAGCTCGAGTGGTCGAGCATGATTGGCTCGATCGAGCCTTAATGCAGAAGGGAATCAGTAGCAATCTGTGGAgccgctcgactggtcgagcctTCTTGCTTGATCGAGCGACCATCAGTTCCTTCGTGCGTCAGTTTTTGTTTTCATCCGGTTTTGTCTGGGCTTTTTTGCTATTAGTCTTAAGGCTCGCACATATGTCTTAAGACTATATAAGGGGTCTTGGGAGACTACTAGTGTTTAAGTGAGAGCCTAATACTAAGAGTTAACTAGGGTTTTAGCCAAGAGAGTTTTCTCCACTTGAATTAGGGTATTTGAGGGAGGTTGACATcaaaggttcaatctttgcttTGTGAGGTTGTTCTTGAAGCTTGTAAGGTGAGTCtttaatgtattgttgaatatattaatgataagatactttgtttgagggggaggtattattagatacctcatatattgTGTGTTTTGTCTTTTCCATTGTTATGCTCTATTTTTGTGGTTGTTCTTTGCATTAGTTTGTTTGTTGTTTATTCACCATTGCATTAGCCCATTCACAACAGCTAATATGGTCGATCTCCGATGTGAATCTGAATTTGTTTTCCATTTCTATGTTTATTTGCACGTTGAAGATAAGAAGAGGTATCTAGATAGCAAATCATTATAATGATCATaatttgttatcattatatcaTGTGTATTGACTTAAGTCTGAcaaaattataatgataatggTTTACTTTTAATTCTTGTCCTTATTTTACATTTTGAACTTCATAGCAATTCATGCCATGTTACTTGCTCCAATTTACTATTCCGTTTCTTTGTGTTTGCCTTTTTTACtgacttttttataaaaaatagttcACTTAAATGGGGCAAATTCTAAGAAatagaaaaagtattttattgtgaatgaaaatgtaCTGGTGAGTCGTAAAAATAAAGCTTTATGAATTGGATGGTCGAATCACAATAAAGATGAGGGAAGTTTCTTGATGCTCTCCATAATGCCTCAATTAGGTTTGTCATCCCTTTCGGTTTCACATTTTTAAGACTAAAATCTAGGACACTCTTGCAAGAGGTGTATAGTGTTGTGAATACTCTAGTGAAACTTCAAAAGAGTTGCTTTTACCGATAAAGAAATTAATTTCCTCATTTTGGACaaataatattcttattatatcGCTTTTTGACTCGTTTTACTTATTTGGCTCTTCCTAAAGTTCTATCCTTATATATCTTAGACTTTTTCACAATCATTCCAAGCATCAAATGGGGGGAAAAATTGTTTAAGGAAAGACATAAATATTACCTAGAAAAGAGTATCAAGTTCCTGATTTAAATCTCTACTTTATAGTTTCAAGTATTATAATTCCATCAAGTTATCTTACGTTACTATCATGTAGGTTATTTGGACGAGTTCATCATTATTTGGAATCATCATGCATGAAAGTTTACAAAATATAAGTCTCCCAAAAAACATCAATAAAAGGTTGACTTTGATCAAGGTTATTAGGATTGAGATTTTACCTAAGATCGTCGAGGGGGTAGGATCGAAATTGGTAGAATCGATCGTaggatcctacaaatatgcattaatatgCTTTGGATTACTCATTATCAATTACACTgttctttttttaagttttaaggcgTAAGCAAACacttatttgacttcatctattaagttttaaaaagaATACTTTTACTAATCATTTTAAAAccgcaaatcaagaaaaacttgaaaTTTATAGTactattgatataattattttaaataatctttataaataaatgaaatcTTGATTATATCAAATATACTACAATTGAAACTGCCCTTATAGGATCAGATCGTAgtatcgtagaatcgtgttatgatcctaccacctaaattcttgagctaagtagGATTACACAATTCTACCACATGAAGATCCTGCCTACGATCTAAATTGGTCGCCTATTTTTGAATATGCCATTTTAAGATTATTGTTGCAATAAAAAGTGTATAAGTTTTGTATGTACTCATTCTTCACTAAAATGTTGTAATATTATACACTAATTTacactaattttaatattttttatttttctacttAAATCACTTAATCTGACTTTTCaaatagaaatttttataatattttagtgtAGACTAGtctatacaaaaatttaaaaaaaaataatatattttttcaattaatcaTAACAAAATAGTGAGAATGATAACATACTTTGTTTAACCCTTTAATTGTGTTTTTGTCTTATTAAATGTGATATTTCACTTCATAACATGTTACTTTTaataacaaactaaaaaattaaacatttagATATAAGATAAAGAGAAGTTGGATATCACTTTAGTTTTGCTTGTTTATGCTTTTTCTATTTCAATTTGATAATCAATGGCCGAGGATTTTATTACTCTAtctgaattttattttcatttccaGGATacataatagatttattatagacgatgctaaatatttcacttgaaaTAATAAGTAAATGATATTTCCACCCATGCATTACCCTTTTAATAGGTTGgtttttaatatcatattaaaaatcTATTCAACTAAAAACATAAGCTAATGATTAAAACTTAACGATATATTATACTCTCTTCGCCCACTTATTGcatcatttgttattttggtcTGTCTCATGCAttcattttgtttcatttttatttttgaagtaTGACTCAgcactattttttaattttcattcatataatttaactctcttttttattttatcaacacatatcattctttttcttcatttattaccaaataTTTAAGTCAACAATTGAATTTGATTACCAAGTATATACGATCTATCAAGTATACAAGTTAACAGTTGAATTTGATTATCAATAGTACATTTGTAGGACTTTCATAATTAGTTAAATTGGTGCTTTCAAAgggtattatcaatatttcaatGTCATGTGATTTGAATGATTTTGTAATTGAATTGATTTCTTAATCCCACAAATATTAATGATTTGCACCCAAAATAAcaacaaatattaattattaaaaatatta
This genomic interval carries:
- the LOC130803045 gene encoding protein yippee-like isoform X2; this encodes MGRLFVVNLEGKIYSCKYCRTHLALSEDIVSKSFQSRHGKAYLFNTVVNTTLGETEDRLMMTGMHTVADIFCVGCGSIVGWKYKSAHEKSQKYKEGKSVLERIVCVIEKL
- the LOC130803045 gene encoding protein yippee-like isoform X1 is translated as MGRLFVVNLEGKIYSCKYCRTHLALSEDIVSKSFQSRHGKAYLFNTVVNTTLGETEDRLMMTGMHTVADIFCVGCGSIVGWKYKSAHEKSQKYKEGKSVLERCKVFGPDGSNYWVAREARIGESDSDDV